The stretch of DNA CCATGAAACCACGAGATTTCACAAGATTAACACAGATTGATATTATTGTAGTTGAGGAGTTTGGAGGGAAAGGAGAATCTGACGCTGGTCAACAACAGTCTGATGGTTAGAGAGGCTGTTAGGGCAACATGAAGCCGAGTGGATGAAAAATGGCTTTATAAGGACTTAACGTATGCTGTCATTGGAGCTGCGATTGAGGTTCACAAGGAATTGGGTAGTGGTTTCTTGGAGTATGTCTACGAGGAAGCATTAAGTTACGAACTGAGCCTGAGAAAGGTACCTTTTGCAAGGCAGCCTGAGCTAGATGTTCATTACAAGGAGTATTTGATTCCAAAGAAGTATCGTCCGGATCTGGTGGTTGACAACAAAATCATCGTGGAAGTGAAGGCATCCTCAGGATTAACAAAGGTTGATGAAGCTCAATTACATCATTATCTGAAGGGGACGAGTTTGAGAATCGGGTTGCTGCTGAACTTTGGCACGAGGAGTTTGCAAACAAAAAGGATAATCTCCTGATAGTCTGTGTTGATCTTGTGGTCAAAAGGTTTGAGCTCAGGGCGCAACCCTTGGA from candidate division TA06 bacterium encodes:
- a CDS encoding GxxExxY protein; the protein is MDEKWLYKDLTYAVIGAAIEVHKELGSGFLEYVYEEALSYELSLRKVPFARQPELDVHYKEYLIPKKYRPDLVVDNKIIVEVKASSGLTKVDEAQLHHYLKGTSLRIGLLLNFGTRSLQTKRIIS